TTTCCGGTCGTGAGTTCAATCGGCGCAACAAGCGAACGCGTCGCAGGAGCTATACCTGTTTCGAGAGGGTTGGTATAGTCGGGATTTGTGCCTATAAGTTTCGCACCTTTGAATATGAATTTTACGGCCCGCTGGATGTTCTCAAAGTTGTAGTTTCTCGTATCGCCGACGACGACATAGTCCGGGTTTACATCGTTCATAGTAATACCAGCTTCGTAAAGTGCATTGACAAGACCCGGTTCACCTATAACATAAGCGCTGCAACCTGGCGATTGAGTAGCAAGAAAAGAAGCCGTTGCGAGAGCACTTGTATAGAAATGGCTCTCTTCAACATCCATACCCATACGCTGTAATTTCTGACGCAGCTCACGGGGTGAACGTTCACTTGAATTAGTCAA
This DNA window, taken from [Clostridium] cellulosi, encodes the following:
- a CDS encoding HAD-superfamily hydrolase (High confidence in function and specificity), coding for MAIDDILSKKGFICDMDGVIYHGNQLLEGAAEFVNWLQKENKRFLFLTNSSERSPRELRQKLQRMGMDVEESHFYTSALATASFLATQSPGCSAYVIGEPGLVNALYEAGITMNDVNPDYVVVGDTRNYNFENIQRAVKFIFKGAKLIGTNPDYTNPLETGIAPATRSLVAPIELTTGKKGYYVGKPNPLMMRTGLKLLGCKSEDTVIIGDRMDTDIIAGIESEIDTILVLSGVSDIHTPSQFAYRPKYIFNSIGDILK